In the Geobacter sp. FeAm09 genome, one interval contains:
- a CDS encoding helix-turn-helix domain-containing protein, whose translation MSLTKSWYTIDEAADKYGVSHKQLQKWVESGVLRTEGGKGTVILLNGDDIEMELNLMPSV comes from the coding sequence ATGTCATTGACGAAAAGCTGGTACACGATCGATGAGGCGGCTGACAAGTACGGGGTTTCCCACAAACAACTGCAAAAATGGGTTGAGAGCGGGGTGCTGCGCACTGAGGGGGGCAAGGGCACGGTGATCCTGCTGAATGGCGATGACATCGAGATGGAATTGAATCTTATGCCATCGGTGTAA
- a CDS encoding LysR substrate-binding domain-containing protein, whose protein sequence is MELRHLRYFVAVASELNFSKAAEKLLVAQPALSTQISDLERDMGTPLLFRNTRTVQLTAAGKVFLEDARSILASVEAAKDKARRTSRGEVGELSIGFFAAPTMHILPELIRCYRALYPDVTIRMHELTPDRQLAAFAREEIDVGFTRPLPPGHPDLAAQVLFRENLLAVMAETHPLASRQRVELSELAQEPFVLLDRMVAVGMYDHIISACRTAGFSPSVAHSPDLMATVLTMVAAGLGVGIVPEGARNLRSRQVAYVPISPALDPMPLVMCWRARSDSPPRDAFLQLVRERVAAIQEELER, encoded by the coding sequence ATGGAACTACGACATCTCCGTTATTTCGTGGCCGTGGCGTCGGAGTTGAACTTCTCCAAGGCGGCCGAGAAACTTCTGGTGGCCCAACCGGCACTGAGCACGCAGATCTCGGATCTGGAACGGGACATGGGCACGCCGCTGTTGTTCCGCAATACCCGTACCGTCCAGTTGACGGCAGCCGGGAAGGTCTTTCTGGAGGACGCACGATCGATTCTGGCGTCGGTGGAAGCGGCAAAAGACAAGGCGAGGCGCACGTCACGGGGCGAGGTGGGCGAACTGTCCATCGGCTTTTTTGCGGCGCCGACCATGCACATTCTCCCGGAACTGATTCGTTGTTATCGGGCGCTGTATCCAGACGTCACGATACGGATGCATGAGTTGACGCCGGACCGGCAGTTGGCCGCCTTTGCCCGGGAGGAGATCGATGTCGGCTTCACCCGTCCGCTGCCGCCGGGTCATCCCGACCTGGCAGCCCAGGTGCTGTTTCGGGAGAACCTGCTTGCGGTGATGGCCGAAACCCATCCGCTGGCATCCCGCCAGCGAGTGGAACTTTCCGAGCTTGCCCAGGAGCCGTTCGTGCTTCTGGATCGAATGGTGGCGGTCGGCATGTACGACCACATCATTTCCGCCTGTCGAACGGCAGGTTTTTCACCGTCGGTCGCTCACAGCCCCGACCTGATGGCAACGGTCCTGACGATGGTGGCCGCCGGATTGGGGGTCGGCATCGTTCCCGAAGGGGCCAGGAATCTGCGCAGCAGGCAGGTGGCGTATGTGCCGATTTCACCCGCTCTCGATCCCATGCCCCTCGTCATGTGCTGGCGTGCCCGGTCGGATTCCCCACCCCGCGACGCTTTTTTGCAACTCGTCCGGGAACGGGTTGCGGCAATCCAGGAAGAGCTTGAACGATGA
- the hisG gene encoding ATP phosphoribosyltransferase encodes MNDWITIAIPKGRILEESVKLFGKIGIDCRELLSDSRKLIFENAEQRMRYMIVRATDVPTYVEYGSADLGIVGKDTLMEQGKDLYEPLDLKFGYCRMMVAEPANLARTDDPSGWSHIRIATKYPHVAETYFASKGIQVEIIKLYGSIELAPLVGLSERIVDLVSTGETLRQNGLVEVETIAEITTRLIVNRASLKTKYRQITEIIQGLEKELQPA; translated from the coding sequence GTGAACGACTGGATAACAATTGCAATCCCCAAAGGGCGCATCCTGGAAGAATCGGTGAAACTGTTCGGCAAGATCGGCATCGACTGCCGGGAACTGCTCTCCGACTCCCGCAAGCTGATCTTCGAGAATGCCGAACAGCGCATGCGCTACATGATCGTGCGCGCTACCGACGTCCCCACCTATGTGGAGTACGGCAGCGCCGACCTGGGCATCGTGGGCAAGGACACGCTCATGGAGCAGGGCAAGGACCTGTACGAGCCGCTGGACCTGAAGTTCGGCTACTGCCGCATGATGGTGGCCGAGCCGGCCAACCTGGCCCGCACCGACGACCCCTCGGGCTGGTCCCATATCCGCATCGCCACCAAGTACCCCCACGTGGCCGAAACCTATTTCGCCTCCAAGGGGATTCAGGTGGAGATCATCAAGCTGTACGGTTCCATCGAACTGGCTCCCCTGGTGGGGCTCTCCGAACGGATCGTGGACCTGGTGTCCACCGGCGAAACCCTGCGCCAGAACGGCCTGGTGGAGGTGGAGACCATCGCCGAGATCACCACCCGGCTGATCGTCAACCGCGCCAGCCTCAAGACCAAATACCGGCAGATCACCGAAATCATCCAGGGGCTGGAAAAAGAGCTTCAGCCCGCATAA
- a CDS encoding methyl-accepting chemotaxis protein, whose translation MMRSMKSWSDLRIGTKLFTGFMFLAIIAAIVNGISSLRLAEIKRMQQELATQDIKPMKDMVNLVDAFEKMRVAARDIELAQTPEALAKANAEGKESFRIANESLTAIAASSEKSKAPAEAMRDLITKVDAIYGRMATLRAAGKADEAEALLRAPSSAQLVKECSERLQASTAAKITHGNKNTEAAIAITNSSLILSIVCAVIMLVIAAVFGSLITRSITGPVQTLAKQAEKIAAGDLTVKIQQESRDEIGVLAASFATMAESLRDTLQKVNDTSVQVATASNQLQSTAEQIATGAEEVAGQAQTVATASEELSATSGDIAQNCHAAADGSHQATDAAQTGAAVVAQTVNVMTRIAERVTATAQSVEGLGARSDQIGAIVGTIEDIADQTNLLALNAAIEAARAGEQGRGFAVVADEVRALAERTTTATKEIGTMIKAIQTETKGAVAVMQEGVREVRQGTEEAAKSGQSIQEILDQINSVTMQVSQIATAAEEQSATTSEITSNIHQISEVVQQTAQSSQESADAAGQLARLSDDLRSLVNQFRLA comes from the coding sequence ATGATGCGTTCGATGAAATCTTGGTCTGATTTGCGGATAGGAACGAAATTGTTTACCGGCTTTATGTTTCTGGCCATTATTGCGGCCATTGTGAATGGCATAAGCTCGCTACGGCTGGCTGAAATCAAGAGAATGCAACAGGAGTTGGCCACACAGGACATCAAACCCATGAAGGACATGGTGAATCTTGTCGATGCCTTCGAGAAGATGCGGGTGGCTGCCCGTGACATCGAACTGGCGCAGACGCCCGAAGCCTTGGCAAAGGCCAACGCCGAAGGGAAAGAGAGCTTCAGGATAGCCAACGAATCACTGACGGCCATTGCCGCCAGCTCCGAGAAGTCCAAAGCCCCGGCTGAAGCGATGAGAGACCTGATTACCAAGGTGGACGCCATTTACGGCCGGATGGCCACCCTGCGGGCAGCCGGCAAGGCTGACGAGGCAGAGGCCCTTCTCCGCGCCCCCAGTTCCGCCCAGTTAGTCAAGGAGTGTTCTGAACGGCTTCAAGCGTCCACAGCCGCAAAAATCACCCATGGCAATAAGAACACCGAGGCCGCCATCGCCATCACGAATTCATCCCTGATCCTGTCCATCGTCTGCGCGGTGATCATGCTGGTGATCGCCGCCGTCTTCGGCAGCTTGATCACCCGCTCCATAACCGGGCCGGTCCAGACCCTGGCGAAACAGGCGGAAAAGATCGCCGCCGGCGACCTGACGGTGAAGATCCAGCAGGAATCCCGGGACGAGATCGGCGTGCTGGCCGCCTCCTTCGCCACCATGGCCGAGAGCCTGCGCGACACCCTCCAGAAGGTCAACGACACCTCGGTCCAGGTGGCGACCGCGTCGAACCAGCTCCAGTCCACAGCGGAACAGATCGCCACCGGGGCGGAGGAGGTTGCGGGCCAGGCCCAGACCGTGGCGACCGCCAGCGAGGAATTGTCGGCCACATCCGGCGACATCGCCCAGAACTGCCACGCCGCGGCCGACGGGTCCCACCAGGCGACCGACGCCGCCCAGACCGGTGCCGCGGTGGTGGCGCAGACGGTGAACGTCATGACCCGCATCGCCGAGCGGGTCACCGCGACGGCCCAGAGCGTGGAAGGGCTCGGCGCCCGGTCGGACCAGATCGGCGCCATCGTGGGGACCATCGAGGACATCGCCGACCAGACCAACCTGCTGGCCCTGAATGCGGCCATCGAGGCAGCCCGGGCCGGGGAGCAGGGGCGCGGTTTCGCGGTTGTCGCCGATGAGGTGCGGGCCCTGGCCGAACGCACCACCACGGCGACCAAGGAGATCGGCACCATGATCAAGGCGATCCAGACGGAGACCAAGGGGGCGGTGGCCGTGATGCAGGAGGGGGTCCGGGAAGTCCGGCAGGGTACAGAAGAGGCGGCCAAATCGGGCCAGTCCATCCAGGAGATCCTGGACCAGATCAACTCGGTCACCATGCAGGTGAGCCAGATCGCCACGGCGGCGGAAGAGCAGTCGGCCACCACCTCGGAGATCACCAGCAACATCCACCAGATCTCCGAAGTGGTTCAACAGACGGCCCAGAGTTCCCAGGAGTCGGCCGACGCCGCCGGGCAGCTGGCCCGGCTGTCGGACGACCTCCGTTCCCTGGTCAACCAGTTCAGGCTGGCATAA
- a CDS encoding PAS domain S-box protein, which produces MRTLSLKTKVSLVYPILSICVLAGILALSQKILESRIRGGIAEQQYQIVSILADDIDRQVVATSESLAAIARMATPESVSTPQKALTFLRGESEHLATFDNGFFLFDRTGRMVAEMPLGLERSGKDYSYRDYLKRTIATRKPFISDPYISSQEHRHPAVMFTAPVFDESGALIAVLGGGIDLTRSPFLGKLADVRIGKNGYLYVISTDRTTLFHSDADVGAKGTPPPGANPLLDRAISGFDGTDETMTSRGVRTLASFKHLKSKNWIIAANYPIAQAYGPIHKANALFLGIVVPVALLAALLLRRALSQLTSPILALTRHVETLSAKRGGERLFPAAGDDEPAILAQAFNRLVTEVDQQQEELAKREVLYRTVVDFSSEMVFWVAPDRGTMHYVSPSCSDVTGYGPEEFYATPGLLSSLIHPDDRGHWDAQYRDVATADAVEPQEFRIVTKNGQVRWANYLCRPVFGQNGDYVGLRGSFTDISLLKRAELAIVASEEKFRLFFEQSSDAIFIIHRDGAILEVNNEACSRYGFAREELIGMRVGELDTPEYFPHNPERFSRVMEQGQITFETCHRCKNGLTLPVEVKARLIDFNGDKAILAVARDMSDRKRAEELLRRQNEYLTAFHETSLGLVRRLDVPSLLQAILVRAGKLVGTEHCYVHLLNGQGTAMDMVYRSGVFKRFVHRPIGPHDGVAGQVWTTGEPFHVDNYSQWEHRLPDADRIVLRAVAGVPLKSNNRVVGVLGLAFLKEGQLFDDEQMAILTQFAELASVALDNAHLYDAVQRELSERRKAEASLRKLSVAVEQSPASIIITDTGGTIEYVNPRFSEVTGYSAVEAVGQNTRMFKSGNTSPEEYRQLWETVLAGHEWRGEFHNRKKSGELYWEQSLIAPIRDEDGLITHFIAINEDITERKRLESELHHSQKMEAIGQLAGGIAHDFNNILTAVIGYASIMQIKLPQESPFRNGVEQILATAERGSSLTKGLLAFSRKQHTITRHINLNEIVERVQKLLHRLISEDIHLTTDLAAEELPVVVDSVQIEQVLMSLATNARDAMPGGGEIVIGSMLVDLDGTFAALNGLGQSGRFALLTVSDTGEGMDEETISHIFEPFFTTKGTGKGTGLGLSIAYGIVKKHNGCIVCSSEKGRGTTFSIYLPCSDLESKDDEQAPPPVHPQAGKKVILLADDNESTRNFSREVLEEFGYGVIEAADGRQALDRFNENRERICLLLLDVNMPEMKGREVYEVIRAGSPGVKVLFTSGHTEEIVRSQEVLDESLPFIPKPYMPKELLMKIREVLGHGE; this is translated from the coding sequence ATGCGGACCCTTTCCCTCAAGACGAAAGTCAGCTTAGTGTACCCCATTCTCTCCATCTGTGTGCTGGCGGGGATTCTGGCACTGTCCCAAAAAATTCTCGAATCCCGCATCAGGGGGGGGATCGCCGAACAGCAGTATCAGATCGTCTCGATCCTGGCGGATGATATCGACCGACAGGTGGTGGCCACCAGCGAGTCGCTGGCCGCCATCGCCCGCATGGCCACGCCCGAAAGCGTCTCCACCCCTCAAAAGGCGCTGACGTTCCTGAGGGGGGAGAGCGAGCATCTCGCCACCTTCGATAACGGCTTCTTCCTCTTCGACCGCACCGGCCGCATGGTGGCGGAGATGCCTCTGGGGCTGGAGCGCTCGGGCAAAGACTACTCCTACCGGGATTACCTGAAAAGGACCATTGCCACCCGGAAACCCTTTATCTCCGACCCCTACATATCTTCCCAGGAGCACCGTCACCCGGCCGTCATGTTCACGGCGCCGGTGTTCGACGAGAGCGGCGCCCTGATCGCGGTGCTGGGAGGGGGGATCGACCTGACCCGTTCCCCGTTCCTGGGCAAGCTTGCCGACGTGAGGATCGGCAAGAACGGCTACCTGTACGTCATCAGCACCGACCGGACCACCCTGTTTCATTCCGATGCCGACGTGGGCGCGAAGGGAACGCCTCCCCCGGGCGCCAATCCGCTCCTGGACCGTGCCATCTCAGGTTTCGACGGCACCGACGAGACGATGACCTCCCGCGGGGTGCGCACATTGGCATCGTTCAAGCACCTCAAGAGCAAGAACTGGATTATCGCGGCCAACTATCCCATCGCCCAGGCCTATGGGCCGATCCACAAGGCGAATGCCCTCTTTCTGGGGATCGTTGTTCCGGTGGCGCTGCTCGCCGCCCTGCTGCTGCGGCGCGCCCTCTCCCAACTGACCTCGCCGATTCTGGCCCTCACCCGGCACGTGGAAACCCTCTCCGCCAAAAGGGGCGGCGAGCGCCTCTTTCCCGCCGCAGGCGACGACGAACCGGCCATACTCGCCCAGGCGTTCAACCGGCTGGTCACGGAGGTGGACCAGCAGCAGGAGGAGCTTGCCAAGCGGGAGGTGCTGTACCGCACGGTGGTGGATTTTTCCTCGGAGATGGTCTTCTGGGTCGCCCCGGACCGGGGGACCATGCACTATGTTTCCCCCAGCTGCAGCGATGTCACCGGGTACGGTCCCGAGGAGTTCTATGCAACTCCCGGCCTGTTGAGTTCCCTCATCCACCCCGATGACCGGGGACATTGGGATGCGCAATACCGGGATGTGGCAACCGCCGATGCCGTCGAGCCGCAGGAATTCAGGATCGTCACCAAGAACGGCCAGGTGCGCTGGGCGAACTACCTCTGCCGGCCGGTCTTCGGCCAGAACGGCGACTACGTGGGTCTGCGCGGCAGCTTCACCGATATCTCGCTCCTGAAACGGGCCGAGCTGGCCATCGTCGCCAGCGAGGAAAAATTCCGGCTTTTCTTCGAGCAGTCCAGCGACGCCATCTTCATCATCCACAGGGACGGCGCGATCCTGGAGGTGAACAACGAGGCGTGCAGCCGCTATGGCTTCGCGCGCGAGGAGCTCATCGGCATGCGGGTGGGGGAGCTGGACACCCCCGAGTACTTCCCGCACAACCCCGAGCGGTTCAGCCGTGTCATGGAGCAGGGGCAGATCACCTTCGAAACCTGCCACCGCTGCAAGAACGGCCTCACCCTGCCGGTGGAGGTGAAGGCCCGCCTGATCGACTTCAACGGGGATAAGGCGATCCTGGCCGTGGCCAGGGATATGAGCGACCGCAAGCGCGCCGAGGAACTCCTGCGCCGCCAGAACGAATACCTCACCGCATTTCACGAGACCTCCCTGGGGCTCGTCAGGCGCCTGGACGTGCCCAGCCTCCTGCAGGCGATCCTCGTGCGCGCCGGTAAACTGGTGGGGACCGAGCATTGCTACGTCCACCTGCTGAACGGGCAGGGAACCGCAATGGACATGGTCTACCGGAGCGGGGTATTCAAACGCTTCGTCCATCGTCCCATCGGGCCCCATGACGGGGTTGCGGGCCAGGTCTGGACAACGGGGGAGCCGTTCCATGTGGACAATTACAGCCAGTGGGAACACCGGCTTCCCGACGCCGACCGTATCGTGCTGCGAGCCGTGGCCGGCGTCCCGCTGAAGTCGAACAACAGGGTGGTCGGCGTACTCGGGTTGGCGTTCCTCAAGGAGGGGCAGCTCTTCGATGACGAGCAGATGGCCATCCTGACGCAATTTGCCGAACTGGCCTCCGTGGCCCTGGACAACGCCCACCTCTACGATGCGGTGCAGCGGGAGTTGTCGGAGCGCCGGAAAGCCGAGGCGAGCCTGCGAAAACTCTCGGTCGCCGTGGAGCAAAGCCCGGCCTCCATCATCATCACGGACACGGGCGGCACCATCGAATACGTCAACCCCCGCTTCAGCGAGGTCACGGGATATTCCGCCGTCGAGGCGGTCGGCCAGAACACCCGCATGTTCAAATCCGGCAACACCAGCCCGGAGGAGTACCGGCAGCTCTGGGAGACGGTCCTCGCCGGGCACGAGTGGCGCGGGGAGTTTCACAACCGCAAGAAGAGCGGCGAATTGTACTGGGAGCAGTCATTGATCGCTCCGATCAGGGATGAAGACGGTCTGATCACCCACTTCATCGCTATCAACGAGGATATTACCGAGCGCAAGCGGCTGGAAAGCGAACTGCACCACTCCCAGAAGATGGAGGCCATCGGGCAACTGGCCGGCGGCATCGCCCATGACTTCAACAATATCCTGACGGCGGTCATTGGCTATGCCAGCATCATGCAGATCAAGCTGCCGCAGGAAAGCCCTTTCCGCAACGGGGTGGAGCAGATCCTGGCTACGGCCGAGCGCGGTTCCAGCCTGACCAAGGGTCTTCTGGCATTCAGCCGCAAGCAGCACACGATCACCCGCCACATCAACCTCAACGAGATCGTCGAACGGGTGCAGAAACTGCTCCACCGGCTGATCAGCGAGGACATCCACCTCACCACCGACCTGGCTGCCGAAGAGTTGCCGGTTGTGGTGGACAGCGTCCAGATCGAGCAGGTGCTCATGAGCCTGGCCACCAACGCGCGGGATGCCATGCCGGGCGGGGGCGAGATCGTCATCGGCAGCATGCTGGTCGATCTGGACGGCACGTTCGCCGCGCTGAACGGGCTCGGCCAGTCCGGCCGTTTTGCGCTGCTGACGGTATCCGATACCGGCGAGGGCATGGATGAGGAGACGATCAGCCATATCTTCGAGCCGTTTTTCACCACCAAGGGGACCGGCAAGGGAACCGGGCTCGGCCTTTCCATCGCCTATGGCATCGTCAAAAAGCACAATGGGTGCATTGTGTGCAGCAGCGAGAAGGGGAGGGGGACGACCTTCAGCATCTATCTCCCCTGTTCGGACCTGGAGTCCAAAGACGATGAACAGGCGCCGCCTCCGGTTCACCCCCAGGCCGGAAAAAAGGTGATCCTTCTGGCCGACGACAACGAGTCCACGCGCAACTTTTCCCGGGAGGTGCTGGAGGAGTTCGGCTATGGGGTTATCGAGGCCGCGGACGGCAGGCAGGCCCTGGACAGGTTCAACGAAAACCGCGAACGGATCTGCCTGCTCCTCCTGGATGTCAACATGCCCGAGATGAAGGGGCGGGAGGTCTATGAAGTCATCCGTGCCGGCAGCCCGGGGGTAAAGGTACTCTTCACCAGCGGCCACACGGAGGAGATCGTCCGTTCCCAGGAAGTCCTGGATGAAAGCCTGCCTTTCATCCCCAAACCATATATGCCCAAGGAGTTGCTCATGAAAATTCGCGAGGTGCTGGGCCATGGGGAGTGA
- a CDS encoding MFS transporter has translation MTSLETVQTIDGAATAGKLPAALVLFLAAGAGFSVASLYYSQPMLGVLGADIGASDRAVGWVPTLTQLGYAVGILLLAPLGDRYDRRRIILAKAAALVLALFVAAAAPSIGLLLAASLVIGLAATLAQDIVPSAAHLAPAAQRGKVVGTVMTGLLLGIVLSRVVSGYMAEHFGWRAVFYGAAASIVLVGFESWRSLPSFRPAMHDSYGELLKSLGHLWRRHGALRRAALAQGLLSVGFSAFWSTLAVMLHAAPFHLGSAAAGSFGLAGAAGAMAAPLAGHLADRRGPEQVTRLGAGLVALSFAAMFFSPLLSPPARLWLFAASAVGFDLGVQATLIAHQTIIYGIDPGARSRLNAIMFVGMFTGMATGSALGSLLQAQWGWMAVTALATATAIGALATRLGPAAASR, from the coding sequence ATGACTTCCCTTGAGACAGTACAAACCATTGATGGCGCCGCAACAGCCGGCAAGCTGCCTGCGGCTCTGGTGCTCTTTCTGGCGGCGGGTGCCGGCTTTTCCGTCGCTTCGCTCTATTACAGCCAACCGATGCTTGGCGTGCTGGGGGCGGACATCGGCGCTTCGGACCGCGCGGTGGGCTGGGTGCCGACCTTGACCCAATTGGGGTATGCCGTGGGCATCCTGCTCCTCGCCCCCCTGGGTGACCGATACGACCGGCGGCGCATTATCCTTGCCAAGGCGGCGGCGCTGGTCCTGGCGCTGTTCGTTGCCGCCGCCGCGCCGTCCATCGGGCTCCTGCTGGCGGCCAGTCTGGTGATCGGCCTCGCCGCCACGCTGGCTCAGGACATCGTGCCCTCCGCCGCCCACCTGGCACCGGCAGCGCAACGGGGCAAGGTGGTGGGCACGGTGATGACCGGGCTGCTGCTGGGCATCGTGCTGTCCCGCGTGGTGAGCGGCTACATGGCGGAACACTTCGGCTGGCGCGCCGTCTTTTACGGCGCGGCCGCCAGCATCGTCCTGGTCGGATTCGAGTCCTGGCGCAGCCTGCCGAGCTTCCGGCCGGCCATGCACGACTCCTACGGCGAGTTGCTGAAGTCGCTCGGCCACCTGTGGCGGCGTCACGGCGCCTTGCGCCGAGCGGCCCTGGCCCAAGGGCTGCTGTCGGTCGGTTTCAGCGCCTTCTGGTCCACTCTGGCTGTGATGCTGCATGCCGCACCGTTCCATCTGGGCAGTGCCGCAGCCGGCAGCTTTGGCCTGGCCGGGGCAGCGGGCGCCATGGCCGCGCCCCTGGCGGGGCACCTGGCCGACCGGCGCGGGCCGGAGCAGGTCACGCGCCTGGGAGCGGGTCTCGTTGCCCTGTCGTTCGCGGCCATGTTCTTTTCGCCGCTGCTTTCGCCCCCTGCCCGGTTGTGGCTCTTCGCAGCCAGTGCCGTCGGCTTCGACCTGGGCGTGCAGGCCACATTGATCGCCCATCAGACCATTATTTACGGCATCGACCCCGGCGCACGCAGCCGGCTCAATGCGATCATGTTCGTGGGCATGTTCACCGGCATGGCCACCGGTTCGGCATTGGGCAGCCTGTTGCAGGCGCAATGGGGCTGGATGGCGGTAACGGCCCTGGCTACGGCGACGGCAATCGGGGCGCTGGCGACGCGCCTGGGGCCTGCGGCTGCCAGCCGCTAG
- the hisD gene encoding histidinol dehydrogenase, which produces MLFLDIRDNDFSEKFGAILARGEETGREVEQTVLGIIADVRKRGDAAVLELTRRFDRLEAASVAELEVTPAEIEAAFAQVAEADTAALKLAVERVARFHEKQKQQTWISTEEPDIMLGQKVTPLARVGIYVPGGKASYPSSVIMNAVPARVAGVGEIVMVAPTPGGQINPHVLVAAKLAGVDRIFRMGGAQAVAALAYGTATIPRVDKVTGPGNIYVATAKKLVFGAVGIDMIAGPSEILVINDGSGNAAHIAADLLSQAEHDELASSILITTDRAFGERVAAEVERQLAQLSRETIARASWDNYGAVIVAADLDEAIAFSNRIAPEHLELAVADPFAILSRITNAGAIFMGHWTPEAAGDYLAGPNHTLPTGGTARFFSPLSVDDFVKKSSIVYFSEGGLKRLGSDIVRIAGLEGLEAHAKSVGKRLGLE; this is translated from the coding sequence ATGCTATTTCTCGACATACGCGACAACGACTTTTCCGAGAAGTTCGGCGCCATCCTCGCCCGGGGCGAAGAAACCGGCCGTGAGGTGGAACAGACCGTGCTCGGCATCATCGCCGACGTGCGCAAGCGGGGCGACGCAGCCGTGCTGGAGCTGACCCGGCGCTTCGATCGCCTGGAGGCAGCCTCCGTGGCCGAACTGGAGGTCACCCCCGCCGAGATCGAGGCGGCCTTCGCCCAGGTAGCCGAGGCGGACACGGCGGCACTCAAGCTGGCCGTGGAGCGGGTGGCCCGGTTCCACGAGAAGCAGAAACAGCAGACCTGGATCTCCACCGAGGAGCCGGACATCATGCTGGGACAGAAGGTCACTCCCTTGGCGCGGGTCGGCATCTACGTCCCGGGCGGCAAGGCAAGCTACCCCAGCAGCGTGATCATGAACGCCGTACCGGCCCGGGTAGCGGGCGTCGGCGAGATCGTCATGGTCGCCCCCACGCCGGGCGGCCAGATCAACCCCCACGTGCTGGTGGCGGCCAAACTGGCCGGGGTGGACCGCATCTTCCGCATGGGCGGGGCACAGGCGGTGGCGGCCCTGGCCTACGGCACCGCAACCATCCCCAGGGTGGACAAGGTCACCGGACCGGGCAACATCTACGTGGCCACGGCCAAGAAACTGGTCTTCGGCGCTGTGGGGATCGACATGATCGCCGGGCCGAGCGAGATCCTGGTCATCAACGACGGCAGCGGCAACGCCGCCCACATCGCGGCAGACCTCCTCTCCCAGGCCGAGCATGACGAACTCGCCTCGTCCATCCTCATCACCACCGACCGCGCCTTTGGCGAGCGGGTGGCGGCCGAGGTGGAGCGGCAACTGGCCCAACTCTCCCGGGAGACCATCGCCCGCGCCTCGTGGGACAACTACGGCGCCGTCATCGTGGCCGCCGACCTGGACGAGGCCATCGCCTTCTCCAACCGTATCGCCCCGGAACACCTGGAACTGGCCGTCGCCGATCCTTTCGCCATCCTCTCCCGCATCACCAATGCCGGGGCCATCTTCATGGGGCACTGGACCCCCGAAGCGGCAGGCGACTACCTGGCCGGGCCGAACCACACCCTCCCCACCGGCGGCACGGCCCGCTTTTTCTCCCCCCTGTCCGTGGACGATTTCGTGAAGAAATCCTCCATCGTCTATTTCTCCGAGGGAGGGTTGAAGCGGTTGGGGAGCGACATCGTGCGCATTGCCGGGCTGGAGGGGCTGGAAGCCCACGCCAAGTCGGTCGGCAAGCGGTTGGGGCTGGAGTAG